The DNA sequence GGTGAAACGAGGGCAGGATCGGCTTGTTCCATGCGGATCGGCAATGAAGCGGGCGGGGAGGGCTTTAAGCGGGCATTATAAACGGCTATCCGCGCAATCTCGAAGCTCGCTCACGCAATAGCCCACTCGACCAGTCCGCGCAGCAATCCCTCGTCGCCCGGGCCGGTCAGCACGACTGACCGCAGCCCGCTTTCGAGCGCGGCCTCGGCGATGCGCGGATGCGGTACGAAAACACGCGTTGTCGCAAGCCGTGCTCGGCCCTCATCGCCGAGCATTTCGAGCAGATTGCGCAGCCCCTCGCTGCTGGTCACGGTGATCGCATGCAAACCATCGTTGCGCCAGGCATCGAACAAGAGCGCGGGGTCGGCTGCGGGTTTGGCGCGCCGGTAGCACTCGGCAAATTCGACCGCGGCGCCGCGCCGCGTCAGTGTTTGGCCGAGCACATCGCGCCCGCCCTCTCCGCGAAAAATGATGACGCGCAGACCGGCGACCTTCTGGAGTTCGGGCAACGCCAGCAGCGCTTCGCTATCCGCGGCCGTTTCCGGGGCGATCACATGGTCGATGCCCAGGCGCCGCAGCTCGCGCGCCGTCCCTGATCCGACCGCGGCAAATCGCAAACTGGCAGCCGGAGGCGTGATCATCGGCATCGCCTGGCTGACTGCGGTCGGGCTGATAAAGACAGCGACATCGAACGCGGAAAGTCGCGCCAGCAGCGCGGTCAGCCGCTTTTGCTGCGCCGGTTCGGCGAGCGGCAGAATTTCGATGACGGGAAAAAGGATCGCGTGACCGCCGGCTTGCTCGATCAGCGCCGCGAGGCGTCCGGCTTGTGCGAGCGGGCGGGTAACGACC is a window from the Burkholderiales bacterium genome containing:
- a CDS encoding uroporphyrinogen-III synthase; this translates as MTQSSPTPTGPLAGIRVVVTRPLAQAGRLAALIEQAGGHAILFPVIEILPLAEPAQQKRLTALLARLSAFDVAVFISPTAVSQAMPMITPPAASLRFAAVGSGTARELRRLGIDHVIAPETAADSEALLALPELQKVAGLRVIIFRGEGGRDVLGQTLTRRGAAVEFAECYRRAKPAADPALLFDAWRNDGLHAITVTSSEGLRNLLEMLGDEGRARLATTRVFVPHPRIAEAALESGLRSVVLTGPGDEGLLRGLVEWAIA